The Chloroflexota bacterium genome segment ATGCGTTTCATCGGCCTCGACGACGTCTACGCCGAATCGGGCGCACCGGAAGCGCTGCTGGAGAAGTATGGCCTGACATCCCACCATATCGCCGACTGCGCGCGCGAGCTTGCGCACCTGCCGCGCACCCGCTAAGCCTATGGCGATCTTTCTTGATTCAGCCAACCTCGATGACGTGCGCGCGGCCATGCCGCTCGGCTTCCTCGCCGGCATCACCACCAATCCATCGATCATCGCACGCGAGAAGCGGCCCGCCGCCGAGATCATCCCAGCGCTGCTTGAAGCGTGCCCTGGCATCGTCTTCCACCAATTGCGAAACGGTCCGGTAGAGTCAATGCTGGCGGAGGCGGAGCAGTACATCAAGCTCGGGCCGCGCCTGGGACTGAAGATCGCCTGCACGTTGAACGGTCTGACCGTGCTGCAGCGCATGTCCAAGCGCGCGACCTGCGCGATCACGGCGATCTTTTCAACCTCACAGGCGCTGATGGCGTGCGAGGCGGGCGCGCGCTACATCATCCCGTACGTCAACCGCTCCACGCGGCTGCTCGGTGATGGTGTCGCGCTGACCCGGCAGATGGTGGAGGTGTGCCGCATTGCGGGCAGTTCGACCGAGGTGATGGCCGCCAGCCTGAAGAGCACCGACGAGACGATGGCGGCGGTGCTGGCCGGCGCGCGCGCGGTGACGGTGCCGTGGGCGCTCATGCAGAGCATGGGTGAGCATGCGCTATCGCAGCAGGCGATCGCGGAGTTTGACGCGGCCGTCAACGGATAGACCGTCGGCGGCTCTTGCCGCCGACCGCGCTACGCAGCGGCCTCAAGCCGCTGCGCGTTAAGCGCGGCCCAGCATGAGGCTGGGCCGCAACGACACGCGCTGGCGTGAGGCCAGCGCGCAGCGACGGACAAACGGATGGCAGGCGCCATGACCGAATTGCAGCAGATACGCGCTATCCTTGAACGCGAGAGGCGGCGCATCGCCGACGAGATATGCCACTACCCGCCGCCGATCGCGCGCTGCGACGCGCAGTTCAACGGACTGCTCGAGGAGCGCGCCGCAGTGGCGCAAGCGCTGTACGATCTGGATGCCATCGCCCGCGGCGGGAGCGCCCCAAACGGACTGCGTGCGTTCGTGGATGCAGTCGGCGGGGATGTCAATAAGAAATTGTGGGAGGTGGTGTCAATTGTTAGTAGCCGAAGCCATGAGCCATAAACGTCTGCGGTTCAGCAACCGGGAGTGTTGAAGCAAACCCACGACGAATGTCCCCCGTCCGTACTCGTGTAATAGGGATTTGTTCGGTAAAACAAATGCTGAGTTGTGCTATAGCATCGGTACACATCGCAGCCGTAAAACCCGCTCGAATAGTATCCATCCAGCCCGACCCACGGGGTAGTTGCAAATACGGAGTTTTCTGCGACAGCCGCATCTTTCAAAGCCCAACCACCGTTCCAATTGCCCGGGTCGTTGCTAAAAGCATGCACTTCTGCGCGGACTGAGCCAATCGGGTTGACGGCAGAGGAAGACCCTCGCGCATAGTCCCCGAGCTGGACCTGCCGCTTTTGATAGGTCGTGCCCGCCAACTCCGTCCCGATTGGGTTCCAATACTGCGTTTCAGCCAGGGCAATCATTACCGACAGGCTCAGGAATAGCCCGATGGCTAATATCACACCTCGCCCCACGGACCATGAGAACCCGCTCATCGCTGCCTCCGCAAAGGTAAATTGTGACCGCCACGCGATAACCAGGATTATGGCGTGTTGCATCTGGACTGAATCCGCGTGCGCAGGCGCTGCATGAACGGCTTCAAGTCCGGCCTATCGAAATGGTCTTGCGTTTGCTGCCAGCATTTCCCCCGTTCATCGATTATCGAGTAGTGCGGTCGGCCTGGCGCGTAACCCTGCCCCCAGGGTAGGGGACTGTAGCTGGGATCGTTGGCCGGCGGTGGAAGGACTCTAAGTAGCTCGTTCATATTGACGTTGAGTCCGACGATAACCACACCACCGCGATACTGATCGGTCAGCCAAGCGGGTTCCGCCTCCGCCAGTGTCACATGGTCGACGATGATCGCCGCGATGGCGGGGCTGGCCGGCACTCTCGCTTCGGCCAGGCTGCTCACGACGCGAACCCCCTCGGCCTCAAAATCTGCACGCGAAAACGGCGACGCGCCCGGCGTCAGCGACGCAAGATAGATGATCTGTCCCGACGCCGATGAGACGTGGTCATCGGTGGAATTGCTTGCCGCTGCATGTTCCGGCATTTGCTTGATTGAGAACGAACCGACCGTCCCGGCGACCATGAGGATGGTGCAAAACACAAGAAGGTTGGTACGAGGCATTTTGGCTTTTTTAGGTCGCGCCGTCCCGCCTTTCAACTCGTTTTCAGTATTGACTATGCTCAAATCACAATCTCCACATGGGGCAAGTACCTCGTTCCGGTAAGCGGGCATCTGCCCTGCTCAAATCCTGCCTCGCGCCTGCGATTCATTCATCGGTTTGTGACGATAATGCACACGCAGCCTTTCGATGAGTGATGGGCGTGATTGTTTACACGCTTCGCTGATGGCAGCCTGCTCGATGGCCGCGCGGAAGAACAACGTACGGCCCCGCCGGCTCGCCGGCTACAACCGTCAGTTACGCAGCAGTGCCAGGAAGACTGCGCGACACAAGGGCAGCTGCGCCAACGCGAAACGCATCAACCGAAAATGCCGGTCGTCGGCCAGCGTGGAAAGAACGGCAAGTTAGAGGTGCGGCGCGTGCCGTTGCCGTGCGCGGTCTGGCTGCGGTGAAACGCTGAGGGATCGAGTGTCCCTGCGTGAGTTGGCCGGGCAAACGCCGCGATGTCCTCCCACGCAGAGGGACAGCAACGTCGTCACGGAGCTGCGGCGACGGATATCACGGCACAATATGCGTGGCCGTCACAGCCTGCCTTACCAACTAAAACGAACGGGCGCAATCTTTCGATACAATCGCAGCGGCATCAATAGCTGTTTCGCGGTGTTGATTCCGCTGCGTGCGTGACCGAGCAGGGCACCCAGAAACCGCCTGCGCCTGGCGATGGCCTATGCCGACCCCACGCTGGGTGCATCGCCGGAGAGCCGGCAGGTCAGAAACGCGCGTCGGCGTCACGTGTGGTCTCCGACGCTTGTGGCTGTACCCCTGTGCCCGCGACCGGCGGTCGTGGAACGGCGCGGTATCGGTAAGGTCGGCTACAGTTCCGCGGAGACAAATGAAAAGCGGGCGAGACAATGCGTCTCGCCCGCTTCGTCGTCCAGATCAGCGGCCTATGCGGTCATGCGCAGCTTGTCGCGATACTGCTTGACGGCCAGCTTGAGCACGTCGAGGCTCAGGGTCGCACAGCGTGGTCGTGTGGTCACAACCTCCCGGCCCATTTCCTCCTCGATGATCGCGTGATCCAGCGCCTCGATCTCCGCGAGGGTTTTGCCCTGCGCCAGCTCGGTCATGATCGACGCCGACGCCTGGCTGATGGTGCAGCCTTCACCGGTGAAGGTCACGCGAGCCAGCTTGTCGCCCTCGACCTTGATATACATCGTGACGATGTCACTGCACCCCTCGTGGCCGCCCTGCAACTGCGCCGAAGCGTCGGGCATCTCGCCCCGGTTGCGCGGGTTCTGGTAGTGATCGAGCAGGTACTCGATCTGCGCCTGGCGGTCCATGCTCACGGCTTGTAGTCTTTCTCGATCGGCGCGTTGACGAGGTTGCCCCACTCGGTCCACGACCCATCATAGTTGCGCACCTGCGGGTAGCCGAGCAGGTAGGTCAATACGAACCAGGTGTGCGCGCTTCGCTCGCCAATGCGGCAGTAGGCGACGATGTCACGGTCGGGCGTGATGCCTTTGCCCTCGTAGATTGCCTTCAACTCGCCGGCCGGCTTGAACGTGTTGTCTTCGGCCACGGCCATCGCCCACGGGATGCTCACCGCGCCGGGGATGTGTCCGCCGCGCTGCGCGCCTTCCTGCGGGTAGCCGGGCATGTGCAGCAGCTCGCCGGTGTACTCCTTGGGCGAGCGCACATCCACCAGCGCGCCCTTGATGCCCACGTGCTTCATCACGTCGTCGCGGAACGCGCGTAGGCGTGCCGCGGGTGCCTTGGCCTTGTACGTTGTCTGCGGATAGGCAGGCACCTCGCGCGTGGTCGGGCGGCCTTCGCGCTCCCACTTAGCGCGGCTGCCGTTCATGATCTTGCAGTTCATGTGGCCGTAATACTGGAACAGCCAGAACGAGTAGCAGGCGAACCAGTTATTCTTGTCGCCGTAGAACACGACCGTTGTGTCGCCGGCGATGCCGTGGGCGGCGCACAACTGCTCGAACGCCGGCTGGCTCAGGAAGTCGCGGCGTACCGGGTCCTGCAGGACGGTGAACCAGTCGATCTTGACCGCGCCCGGGATGTGGCCGGTTTCGTACAGCAGATAGTCCTCGTCGGATTCGGCGATGCGCACCGCGGGGTCTTTCAGATGCTGTGCAACCCACTCGGTTTCGACCAGGTATTCAGGATGTGCATACTGCATAGGTACTCCCTCCCAGGAGAAAGTTGCGTTCAGTTTCATAGAATACGTTTCAGCGGCAATACCGCATGGCCGGCTAAGCCGGAGCACCATTCGGGAAGAGCCGCGCCGCCTCCCAGGCTTTGTACGAAGAACGCACTAGCGGCCCGGACGCGACGTACAGGAAGCCCAGCCGCAGGCCGTCTTCGCGCAAGCGCGCGAAGACATCGGGGTGGACGTACTCCATCATCGGGTAGTGGCGGCGCTTGTCGGTTGGCCGCAGGTACTGGCCGATCGCCAGCAGATCGCAGCCCGCGCCGCGCAGGTCGCGCATCGTCTCAACGACCTCGTCGTAAGTCTCGCCCAGGCCGAGCATGATGCTGCTCTTAGTCTTCATGGCCGGTTCCATCGCTTTGACCGCCCGCAGGACGCGGAGTGTCTGGTCGTAGCCAGCGCGTTTGTCGCGCACGTCGTGCGTCAGGCGGCGCACCGTTTCGATATTCTGTGCGATGACCGCCGGGCGCGCCTCCACGACCTGCTGCAGCAGGTCGCGCTTGCCCTTGAAGTCCGGGATCAGCACCTCCACGATGGTCTGCGGCGCTTTGGCGCGCACGTGGCGGATCGTGTCGGCGAAGATGCCCGCGCCTTCATCGGGCAGGTCGTCGCGGTCCACGGACGTGATCACCACGTACGACAGGCCCATCTTGGCAATCGCATCGCTGACGCGCCACGGCTCCAACTGGTCGGCGATGCCGCCCGGGTCGCCGGTCGTCACGGCGCAGAAGCGGCAGGCGCGCGTGCAGACCTCGCCGAGGATCATGATCGTCGCGGTGCCCGCGCCCCAGCATTCGCCGATGTTCGGGCAGATCGCCTCTTCGCAGACCGTGTGCAGTTGCAGCTCGCGGAACATCTGCCGCAGGCGGGAATAGT includes the following:
- a CDS encoding transaldolase; amino-acid sequence: MAIFLDSANLDDVRAAMPLGFLAGITTNPSIIAREKRPAAEIIPALLEACPGIVFHQLRNGPVESMLAEAEQYIKLGPRLGLKIACTLNGLTVLQRMSKRATCAITAIFSTSQALMACEAGARYIIPYVNRSTRLLGDGVALTRQMVEVCRIAGSSTEVMAASLKSTDETMAAVLAGARAVTVPWALMQSMGEHALSQQAIAEFDAAVNG
- a CDS encoding iron-sulfur cluster assembly scaffold protein — translated: MDRQAQIEYLLDHYQNPRNRGEMPDASAQLQGGHEGCSDIVTMYIKVEGDKLARVTFTGEGCTISQASASIMTELAQGKTLAEIEALDHAIIEEEMGREVVTTRPRCATLSLDVLKLAVKQYRDKLRMTA
- a CDS encoding sulfurtransferase is translated as MQYAHPEYLVETEWVAQHLKDPAVRIAESDEDYLLYETGHIPGAVKIDWFTVLQDPVRRDFLSQPAFEQLCAAHGIAGDTTVVFYGDKNNWFACYSFWLFQYYGHMNCKIMNGSRAKWEREGRPTTREVPAYPQTTYKAKAPAARLRAFRDDVMKHVGIKGALVDVRSPKEYTGELLHMPGYPQEGAQRGGHIPGAVSIPWAMAVAEDNTFKPAGELKAIYEGKGITPDRDIVAYCRIGERSAHTWFVLTYLLGYPQVRNYDGSWTEWGNLVNAPIEKDYKP
- the lipA gene encoding lipoyl synthase; protein product: MSNETPVRPRHPEWLKVRAPWGEDYSRLRQMFRELQLHTVCEEAICPNIGECWGAGTATIMILGEVCTRACRFCAVTTGDPGGIADQLEPWRVSDAIAKMGLSYVVITSVDRDDLPDEGAGIFADTIRHVRAKAPQTIVEVLIPDFKGKRDLLQQVVEARPAVIAQNIETVRRLTHDVRDKRAGYDQTLRVLRAVKAMEPAMKTKSSIMLGLGETYDEVVETMRDLRGAGCDLLAIGQYLRPTDKRRHYPMMEYVHPDVFARLREDGLRLGFLYVASGPLVRSSYKAWEAARLFPNGAPA